The following nucleotide sequence is from Thermanaerothrix sp..
CCTAAGGCCAACGGACATAAGATACCCCCCATACTACAAACCCAAAGACAAAACAATCGATAGGCCACGGGAAGCTAGTTTGCAAAAACCGCCATGGAGACTCAAAATTCAAGACACAACCCATTTTAATCGAAATGGCAATTTGCGCACCACAGGGGCATCAAGCATGACCGCCAAGGGGCCCCGCCTTAAGGCCCTAAGACCCGCCCAAAGGACACTGAAGCATACCCCAGGACATCGCCGAAGCCCCTTGAAGTAAGTCCCACGAAGACACGAAAAAGCCGAGGCCGGGAGGGACTTCGCCCCCCGCCTCGGCTTCAGACCCCATCGCCATGGGGCCCGCATCCCAGCAACCATGCACGTTCGGGCCCTAAAAACGCCCTTGGCTACCCGCCCCCTATGACGGGAAATATGCTGACCTCGTCGCCGGGATTCAACCGGGTTTCCGCGCCGTCCAGGTGAGAGACGTGATGGCCGTTAACCAGCACTATAACCTGGTCCGACATGGACCCGTCCTTGAGAACCGCCTGCCGGAAGCCCTGACCATACCGGCAGGACAGCTCCTCCAAAAGCTCCCTCACCGTGGGAGCCTGGGCCTGATCCTCCTTGCGG
It contains:
- a CDS encoding MoaD family protein encodes the protein MLFFATFRDITGRKEDQAQAPTVRELLEELSCRYGQGFRQAVLKDGSMSDQVIVLVNGHHVSHLDGAETRLNPGDEVSIFPVIGGG